One Dokdonia sp. Dokd-P16 genomic window carries:
- a CDS encoding BlaI/MecI/CopY family transcriptional regulator, giving the protein MALSTSEEQLMQMLWNQEKAFMKDLIEAYPDPKPATTTIATLLKRMQDKKFVDYKQYGRSREYFPLVKKTDYFSKHVNGLIKNFFNDSAGQFASFFTRETDLSQQELEELKQIIDNQLKAKKK; this is encoded by the coding sequence ATGGCACTATCCACTTCTGAAGAACAGCTTATGCAAATGCTCTGGAACCAGGAAAAGGCTTTTATGAAAGATCTCATAGAGGCATATCCAGACCCAAAGCCAGCGACCACAACAATCGCAACGCTACTTAAGCGTATGCAAGACAAGAAGTTTGTAGATTATAAACAGTACGGCCGTTCTAGGGAATACTTTCCTCTTGTAAAGAAGACAGATTACTTCTCAAAACACGTAAATGGGCTGATTAAAAATTTCTTTAATGATAGCGCTGGGCAGTTTGCTTCATTCTTTACCCGTGAGACAGATCTCTCACAGCAAGAACTAGAGGAGTTAAAACAAATCATAGATAACCAACTTAAAGCCAAAAAGAAATGA
- a CDS encoding mechanosensitive ion channel family protein has protein sequence MDYKKELSCFFYDYFVVWGISDDVAKYLNALVLGVLLVILVLLVDRLFRKVLRTIAYRFSKGSKTNFDDLLIENRVPRRLAHILPLYLMLGFMPIVLGDFPEIQRLFSILLTLVGIILALRIIRAFLHTLRDYFKTVPGLRDKPIDSYIQVFMIIAWILMIFYAISLLTDVSIGAALGTFGAASAIILLIFKDTILGFVASIQVAINDMVRIGDWITFEKFGADGDVIEINLSTVKVQNFDMTITTIPTYSLISDSFKNWRGMTDSPGRRIKRSLLIKQDSIKFLSNDDIERLKKIGLVSSYLINMQGKLDRLNADDDIDRSLQINGVNLTNIGLFRKYMETYIQNHSAINKEMLLMCRQLAPTAQGVPLEVYCFSKDKKWENYEYIMADLFDHFLAAVSYFDLELFEYPSGDNSPKFIDSSDFE, from the coding sequence ATGGATTATAAAAAGGAATTAAGCTGTTTTTTTTACGACTACTTCGTAGTCTGGGGAATATCTGATGATGTTGCTAAATATCTGAATGCTCTCGTTTTAGGTGTTCTCCTTGTTATTTTAGTTTTATTGGTTGACAGGCTTTTTCGCAAGGTATTGAGGACCATCGCTTACCGCTTTTCAAAAGGGTCAAAAACTAATTTTGATGATCTTCTTATTGAAAATAGAGTTCCTCGCAGGTTAGCTCATATTTTACCGCTCTATCTCATGTTAGGCTTTATGCCTATCGTTTTAGGCGACTTTCCAGAGATCCAACGTTTATTTTCTATACTACTTACCCTCGTAGGTATTATACTTGCCTTGCGTATTATACGTGCGTTTCTGCATACTTTACGAGATTATTTTAAAACCGTTCCCGGTCTTAGGGATAAGCCTATAGATAGTTACATTCAAGTCTTCATGATTATCGCATGGATTCTTATGATTTTCTATGCCATAAGTTTACTTACAGATGTTTCTATAGGTGCTGCCTTAGGAACTTTTGGAGCGGCATCTGCTATTATTCTCCTTATTTTTAAGGATACCATTCTTGGTTTTGTAGCTAGTATTCAGGTTGCCATTAATGATATGGTGCGCATAGGTGACTGGATTACTTTTGAAAAATTTGGCGCAGATGGTGATGTGATTGAAATCAATCTTTCTACTGTAAAAGTGCAAAACTTTGACATGACCATTACTACAATTCCTACCTACTCTCTGATTTCAGATTCTTTTAAGAACTGGAGAGGGATGACAGATAGCCCTGGACGTCGTATCAAAAGGTCGTTATTAATCAAACAGGATAGTATCAAATTTTTATCTAACGATGATATAGAGAGACTCAAAAAGATTGGCCTCGTATCTAGTTACTTGATTAATATGCAAGGCAAACTAGACAGACTCAATGCAGATGATGATATTGATCGCTCTTTACAAATAAACGGTGTAAACCTTACTAATATAGGGCTCTTCCGTAAGTACATGGAAACTTATATCCAAAATCACAGCGCTATTAACAAGGAGATGCTTCTTATGTGTCGCCAACTTGCACCTACCGCTCAGGGTGTTCCTCTTGAGGTGTACTGTTTTAGCAAAGATAAAAAGTGGGAAAATTATGAGTACATCATGGCAGATCTCTTTGATCATTTCCTAGCTGCCGTATCTTACTTTGATTTGGAATTATTTGAATACCCAAGTGGTGACAATTCTCCAAAATTTATTGACTCTTCAGATTTTGAGTAG
- the dinB gene encoding DNA polymerase IV: MSELPIKKIIHVDMDAFYASVEQLDNPDLRGKAIAVGGGGERGVVSAASYEARKYGVRSAMAGALARKLCPELIFVKTNFDRYKEISAQIREVFYEFTDLVEPLSLDEAYLDVTENKIGMPSATVIASWIRQRIKEKTGLDASAGISINKFIAKVASDINKPNGQKTIPPEEVIEFLEKLDIRKFYGIGKKTAEKMYLHGIFTGMDMKMKSKEYLSENFGKSGAYYYDIVRGIQYSEVRPNRIRKSLAAERTFSENITSEIFMLEKLDLIAEEVEKRLAKSQVAGKTITLKIKYSDFTLQTRSKTLELYVRSKEIILETAKDLLYQEKMKNSVRLLGISLSNLNTEDRKKKDAEKAVKEEEIDVQMRFTF, translated from the coding sequence ATGTCTGAGCTGCCTATAAAAAAGATAATTCACGTAGATATGGATGCATTTTATGCATCTGTAGAGCAGCTGGATAACCCGGATTTACGAGGTAAAGCTATTGCTGTAGGTGGCGGTGGAGAGCGTGGCGTGGTGAGTGCAGCGAGTTATGAGGCTCGTAAGTATGGCGTGCGGTCTGCTATGGCGGGTGCGCTTGCGCGAAAACTGTGTCCCGAGCTCATCTTTGTGAAGACCAATTTTGACAGGTACAAAGAAATTTCGGCACAGATACGAGAGGTTTTTTATGAGTTTACTGATCTTGTAGAGCCACTATCTCTTGATGAAGCCTACCTAGATGTTACCGAAAATAAAATAGGAATGCCTAGCGCAACTGTTATTGCCTCGTGGATACGACAACGCATTAAAGAAAAAACAGGACTAGATGCGAGTGCTGGAATAAGCATCAATAAGTTTATTGCCAAGGTTGCCAGCGATATTAATAAGCCTAACGGCCAAAAGACAATCCCGCCAGAGGAAGTTATTGAGTTTCTTGAGAAATTAGATATTAGAAAATTTTACGGTATAGGTAAGAAGACTGCCGAGAAGATGTACTTACATGGCATCTTTACAGGCATGGATATGAAGATGAAATCTAAGGAATATCTCTCTGAAAACTTCGGGAAGAGTGGTGCTTATTATTACGATATCGTGCGTGGAATCCAGTATAGTGAGGTGAGACCTAACCGTATTAGAAAGTCACTAGCCGCCGAGCGTACCTTTTCTGAAAACATCACTTCGGAGATTTTTATGCTCGAAAAATTAGATCTTATTGCAGAAGAGGTAGAGAAGCGTCTCGCTAAAAGTCAAGTCGCAGGGAAGACTATTACCCTAAAAATAAAGTACTCAGACTTTACATTACAAACTCGGTCTAAAACACTAGAGCTCTATGTGCGGTCAAAGGAAATTATTTTAGAAACTGCAAAGGATTTGCTTTATCAAGAGAAAATGAAAAATAGCGTGCGCCTTTTAGGAATCTCACTGTCTAATCTCAATACCGAAGACCGTAAAAAGAAGGATGCAGAAAAGGCTGTAAAAGAAGAAGAGATCGATGTACAGATGCGCTTTACCTTTTAG
- a CDS encoding M56 family metallopeptidase has protein sequence MILIYLLKSALCLGILFGFYKLALEGKAMHHFKRFFLLSSLVFSFTIPLITFTYQAAKASQITPIFQEYVETVSAPVQAPQVTGVDYTSTVIWGIYLLGVFIFGTRFIVNLVRLKRKIHQAELHPSSHFTLALLEQVMAPHSFLKWVFVNRQSYIHKEIAPEVLAHEATHVRQKHSLDIIAIEFIQVIFWFNPLVWLYKSSIKLNHEFLADQGAIATDSNIAIYQNILLSYASSAHHTALESPFNYSLTKKRIIMLSQSFSRKKVVLRALLLIPVVAICLLFFNQGIIAQEAPKNQKTPQTSTYTSQFIDGAERNGRNALVIEVKNDSIYVNGQYSPLDTFRESINNITAQWTKEEFAAPVRSMIFEGNTEAFINKAEAVFRQTQLYKANNNLQLIPPPPPAPRGELPPPPPPPSPEEHLLKMNKLGSLFIYDGKEVTYEEAIRLAKSGVTEIKTPYPYSNPPKTFIGSTEPIKPKVGKKVGATHSSQKGREYVFKDPNTYQTIYQEVIDPASSVSQESYPKSVGFTVSTIDEVSEKIQFTETADKELASFLEENNIDNKDVTHISTSYSKPNKSTRVMQRTSHIKTKVVGEQDAISTQKSNHFEVNASYDENGSLSKNIEEHALNGGTFEFKGKEITKEQALQKIKEKNTSTQTSSLHNKMIIIKDFFTSNANYYLNDKLLSEDEFNQLDASYKSVLISRGSEKKKPSFKFVKIKE, from the coding sequence ATGATACTCATCTATCTCTTAAAAAGCGCTTTATGCTTGGGCATCTTGTTTGGGTTTTATAAGCTAGCGCTAGAAGGAAAAGCGATGCACCACTTTAAAAGGTTTTTCCTCCTATCAAGTCTTGTATTTTCATTTACCATACCGCTTATCACCTTTACATACCAAGCAGCAAAAGCATCACAGATTACTCCAATATTTCAAGAATATGTTGAGACAGTTTCTGCTCCCGTTCAGGCTCCTCAAGTTACTGGTGTAGATTACACAAGCACTGTTATCTGGGGAATATACCTTCTAGGGGTATTCATTTTTGGAACTCGTTTTATTGTAAATCTTGTGCGCTTAAAGAGAAAGATACATCAGGCAGAGCTTCACCCATCATCACACTTTACGCTTGCTTTACTCGAGCAAGTGATGGCACCACACTCTTTTCTTAAGTGGGTTTTTGTAAACAGACAATCATACATACATAAGGAAATAGCTCCAGAAGTACTTGCTCACGAGGCAACTCACGTGCGCCAAAAGCACTCCTTAGATATTATTGCCATAGAATTTATACAGGTTATTTTCTGGTTTAATCCGCTGGTGTGGCTTTATAAAAGTTCTATAAAATTAAATCACGAATTTCTAGCAGATCAAGGTGCCATAGCTACTGATAGTAATATTGCTATATATCAAAATATACTCTTAAGTTATGCAAGCAGTGCTCATCACACTGCGCTCGAGAGTCCTTTTAATTATTCATTAACAAAAAAACGAATCATTATGTTATCACAATCATTTAGTCGCAAAAAGGTAGTGCTGCGCGCATTGCTACTCATTCCTGTAGTTGCAATTTGCCTACTATTCTTTAATCAAGGAATCATTGCTCAAGAAGCACCTAAAAATCAAAAAACACCTCAAACTTCAACCTACACCTCACAATTCATAGATGGAGCAGAACGCAATGGAAGAAATGCACTCGTTATTGAAGTGAAAAATGACAGTATTTATGTAAATGGACAATATAGTCCGCTTGATACTTTTCGCGAAAGCATAAATAACATCACCGCACAGTGGACAAAAGAAGAATTCGCAGCGCCTGTGAGATCTATGATTTTCGAGGGCAATACAGAAGCTTTCATCAATAAAGCAGAAGCTGTTTTTAGACAAACACAACTGTATAAAGCAAATAACAACTTACAACTTATCCCACCACCGCCACCAGCACCTAGAGGAGAGCTTCCTCCGCCACCACCACCGCCATCTCCAGAAGAACATTTACTTAAAATGAACAAACTGGGCAGCCTTTTTATCTATGACGGCAAGGAAGTGACTTATGAAGAAGCTATACGCCTTGCAAAAAGTGGTGTAACAGAAATTAAAACACCGTATCCATACAGCAATCCACCCAAAACTTTTATAGGAAGTACAGAGCCAATTAAACCTAAAGTAGGTAAAAAAGTAGGTGCCACCCACTCAAGCCAAAAAGGGCGGGAATACGTTTTTAAAGATCCTAATACGTACCAGACTATTTATCAAGAAGTCATAGATCCAGCTAGCAGTGTATCGCAAGAGTCGTACCCTAAGAGTGTTGGTTTTACAGTAAGTACAATAGACGAGGTATCAGAAAAAATACAATTTACCGAGACAGCAGATAAAGAACTCGCTTCATTTTTAGAAGAAAATAATATTGACAATAAGGATGTTACTCATATTAGTACTAGTTACAGCAAACCAAACAAATCAACACGCGTAATGCAACGAACTAGTCACATTAAAACTAAAGTAGTTGGAGAACAAGACGCTATTTCAACTCAAAAAAGCAACCATTTCGAAGTGAATGCAAGTTATGATGAAAATGGTTCTTTATCAAAAAACATCGAAGAGCACGCCCTAAATGGCGGTACTTTTGAGTTTAAAGGGAAAGAAATTACTAAAGAGCAAGCATTACAAAAGATAAAAGAAAAAAACACTTCTACTCAGACATCATCACTTCATAACAAAATGATTATAATCAAAGATTTTTTTACTAGTAATGCAAATTATTACTTGAATGATAAACTACTATCTGAAGATGAATTCAACCAATTAGATGCTAGTTATAAATCAGTACTTATATCAAGAGGTTCCGAAAAGAAGAAACCGTCTTTCAAATTTGTGAAAATCAAAGAATAA
- a CDS encoding cell wall anchor protein — protein sequence MTAQVGINTTSPDPSAVLDIQSEVGGLLTPRMTSTQRLAISTPAQGLLVYDITLESFYYYEGGWQRISINNSRVNYKLVKDASDLAEELAAGGGSTYLLNSNFLYEINGTIVLGAPINMNGAYIEGVDSSQDILANTSGVALFQGSPGRIRNITISGGNAPIFDITGTGSDLLVVNNTVFTGASTMGTLHSLGTAFFSIAQYVNNNDGFDLSDIGSLLMSNVFWTTSNTGTFATVSGTFNNFQMSSGRIEADAGEVGIDVSANPTIVNEASLNGLSFVGAGTLVSGYTTGSYTDFSFTTDWNVNCSGIPTETDDQSTANFYSTAAITTGFSQSITSSTAVPIVGNGAFDNTELFRFQSNAANNRLIYEGKKIRNFQVSASLSVRVSGAAGNFYSFIIAKNGAVVDDSDALVLIENDTQIQSVSINTVVTMESGDFIEIYAQRLTGSGTDTLIVFSENLTIR from the coding sequence ATGACAGCACAGGTTGGAATCAACACAACTAGTCCTGACCCATCAGCGGTTCTTGATATACAATCTGAAGTAGGGGGGCTTTTGACACCTAGAATGACGTCTACACAGAGATTAGCCATATCAACTCCAGCACAAGGATTGTTAGTTTACGATATTACTTTGGAATCTTTTTATTATTATGAAGGCGGATGGCAGAGAATAAGTATTAATAATTCTAGAGTAAATTATAAATTAGTTAAGGATGCATCAGATCTGGCAGAAGAGCTTGCTGCTGGTGGTGGTTCTACTTATTTATTAAATTCAAATTTTCTATACGAAATTAATGGAACAATTGTTTTGGGTGCTCCTATAAATATGAATGGTGCTTACATTGAAGGAGTAGATTCTTCTCAAGATATACTGGCTAATACTTCTGGAGTAGCACTTTTTCAAGGATCGCCGGGTAGAATAAGAAATATCACCATATCAGGAGGAAACGCTCCTATTTTTGATATTACTGGGACGGGGTCAGACTTATTGGTAGTTAATAATACTGTGTTCACTGGGGCTAGCACTATGGGGACATTACATTCTCTAGGAACGGCTTTTTTTAGTATTGCTCAATACGTAAATAACAATGATGGTTTTGATCTATCTGATATTGGTTCTTTGCTTATGAGTAATGTTTTTTGGACGACTTCAAATACGGGAACATTTGCGACTGTTTCAGGAACCTTTAATAATTTTCAAATGTCAAGTGGTAGGATAGAAGCAGACGCAGGTGAAGTAGGAATAGATGTAAGTGCAAATCCTACTATTGTTAATGAGGCTAGTTTAAATGGACTAAGCTTTGTAGGCGCTGGGACATTAGTGTCTGGATATACTACTGGAAGTTATACGGATTTTAGTTTTACTACAGACTGGAATGTTAACTGCTCAGGTATTCCTACAGAGACTGATGATCAATCTACTGCCAATTTTTACAGTACTGCGGCAATAACTACTGGCTTTTCTCAAAGCATAACTAGTAGTACAGCGGTTCCAATAGTAGGTAATGGAGCTTTTGATAATACAGAGTTATTTCGTTTTCAATCAAATGCGGCAAATAATAGATTGATATATGAAGGTAAGAAAATTAGAAATTTTCAAGTTAGTGCATCATTATCCGTTCGCGTCTCAGGCGCTGCAGGTAACTTTTATAGTTTTATAATCGCAAAAAATGGAGCTGTAGTAGATGATTCTGATGCATTGGTGCTTATTGAAAATGATACACAAATACAATCTGTGTCTATAAATACGGTTGTCACTATGGAGAGTGGAGATTTTATAGAAATATACGCGCAACGATTAACCGGAAGTGGTACAGATACGCTTATTGTATTTTCAGAAAATTTAACAATTCGATAA
- a CDS encoding NAD(P)H-binding protein: MSKTAIILGATGLTGELLTELLIKDPAFSNVKIFTRRPTPFTHEKVEEIICDLLDTNTFKKQFTGDVVYCCIGTTKAQTPDRDKYRAIDYGIPIHTAELAKQNGIASYMVISSAGTSAKSPFFYVRTKGEMERDLSKVGIENTYILKPAFINGRPDDARKGEKALKMMMAVMDFFMVGPLKKWKSTQAKDIARAMAQLAKQTVTHTNITNIEIKELSSAYRV, translated from the coding sequence ATGTCTAAAACAGCAATCATACTCGGCGCCACAGGTCTTACTGGCGAACTTTTAACAGAGTTACTCATAAAAGACCCAGCATTTTCTAATGTAAAAATCTTTACAAGGCGGCCTACCCCTTTTACACACGAAAAGGTAGAAGAGATTATCTGTGACTTGCTAGATACAAATACCTTCAAGAAGCAATTTACAGGCGATGTCGTTTATTGTTGCATAGGCACCACAAAAGCTCAAACGCCAGATAGAGATAAGTATCGCGCTATAGACTACGGCATTCCTATTCACACTGCCGAGCTAGCAAAACAAAATGGGATAGCAAGTTATATGGTTATTTCTTCGGCGGGAACTTCCGCTAAGAGTCCGTTTTTCTATGTGCGCACAAAAGGTGAAATGGAGCGCGACTTGAGTAAGGTAGGAATTGAGAACACCTACATTCTTAAACCTGCTTTTATAAACGGCCGCCCAGATGACGCCCGAAAAGGCGAGAAAGCGCTCAAAATGATGATGGCCGTTATGGACTTCTTTATGGTAGGACCTCTCAAAAAGTGGAAGTCTACACAAGCAAAAGATATTGCTAGAGCAATGGCACAACTTGCAAAACAAACAGTAACCCACACAAACATCACAAATATTGAGATTAAAGAACTAAGCAGTGCCTATAGAGTTTAA
- a CDS encoding carbohydrate kinase family protein, whose amino-acid sequence MPNNPLKVACYGEILWDVFPDKKHLGGAPLNVALRLHSFGVDVAMISTLGNDALGKEALAEIKELGLKTKYIQRNDKPTGQVTVNLDKKGVASYEIGDNAAWDNIAWTEDNVAAVTNADALIIGSLVFRESVNLDTLLLDAEEEITPPVNLEAIEVLIERSKFTVFDLNLRAPHYDLEVVVGLMEAADMIKLNDEELELVVLAMGIEAETLEDELKMLSAMTETPTVCVTLGAEGAMLLHKGGIHTQVGFKTKVADTVGAGDSFLATLVFGLLSGETADDALEVACAMGSLVAGKPGANPTVHNDEVNDLLDDI is encoded by the coding sequence ATGCCAAATAATCCACTTAAAGTTGCCTGTTATGGCGAAATCCTTTGGGATGTATTTCCAGATAAAAAACATCTAGGTGGCGCTCCACTCAATGTGGCGTTGCGCTTACACTCTTTTGGAGTAGATGTAGCTATGATTTCCACCCTAGGTAATGATGCTTTAGGCAAAGAAGCACTTGCCGAAATTAAAGAGCTTGGGTTAAAAACCAAATATATTCAACGCAATGATAAGCCTACGGGTCAAGTAACCGTTAATCTTGATAAGAAAGGTGTTGCTTCTTACGAAATAGGAGACAATGCTGCTTGGGATAACATTGCATGGACAGAAGATAATGTAGCAGCAGTTACAAATGCAGACGCCTTGATTATAGGGAGTCTCGTTTTTCGCGAAAGCGTAAATCTTGACACTCTGCTACTTGACGCAGAAGAAGAAATTACACCTCCTGTAAATCTTGAAGCAATAGAAGTACTTATAGAACGATCTAAGTTTACGGTTTTTGACTTAAATCTTCGTGCTCCACATTACGATCTTGAGGTCGTAGTAGGGCTCATGGAAGCGGCAGATATGATAAAGCTCAACGATGAAGAGCTAGAGCTTGTTGTGCTAGCAATGGGTATAGAGGCCGAGACGCTGGAGGATGAGCTTAAAATGCTTAGTGCGATGACAGAGACTCCTACCGTTTGCGTTACACTAGGTGCAGAGGGAGCGATGTTATTACATAAAGGTGGCATCCACACTCAAGTAGGTTTTAAAACTAAAGTGGCAGACACCGTAGGTGCTGGAGATAGTTTTCTAGCAACCTTAGTCTTTGGTTTATTATCTGGAGAAACGGCAGATGATGCACTTGAGGTAGCTTGTGCTATGGGCAGCTTAGTAGCTGGTAAACCTGGTGCAAATCCAACGGTGCATAATGATGAAGTAAATGATCTACTTGATGATATTTAG
- a CDS encoding dipeptidase: protein MKNSKEYIAEHKDRFLNELIELLKLPSVSADPAFASSTKETAETVAQSLRDAGCDTVEICETPGYPIVYADKIIDKNLPTVLVYGHYDVQPADPIELWDSPPFEPVIKKTDKHPDGAIFARGACDDKGQMYMHVKALEYMVANDRLPCNVKFMIEGEEEVGSANLAWYLERNQEKLANDVILISDTGMIANDIPSITTGLRGLSYVEVEVTGPNRDLHSGLYGGAVANPINVLSKMIASLHDENNHITVKGFYDKVEELTQAERDKMGEAPFSLDEYKEALDIDAVYGEKGYTTNERNSIRPTLDVNGIWGGYTGEGAKTVIASKAYAKISMRLVPHQEWEEITELFKTHFEGIAPAGVTVKVTPHHGGQGYVTPIDNMAYQAAEKAYEQTFGKTPIPQRSGGSIPIVALFEKELKSKTILMGFGLDSDAIHSPNEHFGVWNYLKGIETIPYFYQYFTEMSK from the coding sequence ATGAAAAATTCTAAAGAATATATAGCTGAACATAAAGATCGATTCTTAAACGAACTTATTGAGTTATTAAAATTACCAAGTGTGAGCGCAGATCCAGCATTTGCGTCATCTACTAAAGAAACAGCAGAAACTGTAGCGCAGAGTTTACGTGATGCTGGCTGCGATACAGTAGAAATTTGTGAGACCCCTGGATACCCAATTGTGTATGCAGATAAGATTATAGATAAAAACTTACCTACAGTTCTCGTGTATGGTCACTATGATGTACAACCAGCAGATCCTATAGAACTATGGGATTCTCCACCATTTGAACCTGTAATTAAAAAAACAGATAAACATCCAGACGGTGCCATCTTTGCACGTGGCGCTTGTGATGACAAGGGGCAAATGTATATGCACGTAAAAGCGCTTGAGTATATGGTTGCAAATGATAGACTTCCTTGTAATGTGAAGTTTATGATAGAAGGTGAAGAAGAAGTAGGAAGCGCAAACCTTGCTTGGTATCTGGAACGTAATCAAGAAAAACTTGCAAATGATGTCATCCTTATCTCAGATACTGGAATGATTGCAAATGATATTCCATCTATCACAACCGGTCTACGCGGTTTAAGTTATGTGGAGGTAGAAGTTACTGGACCTAACCGCGACCTTCACTCTGGTCTTTATGGTGGTGCCGTAGCAAACCCCATTAATGTCTTATCAAAAATGATTGCCTCACTACACGATGAGAATAATCACATCACGGTTAAGGGCTTTTATGACAAGGTAGAGGAACTCACACAGGCAGAGCGCGATAAAATGGGTGAAGCACCATTCTCACTTGATGAGTATAAAGAAGCCCTAGACATAGATGCTGTTTATGGAGAAAAGGGGTACACTACAAATGAACGTAACTCTATACGCCCTACCCTAGACGTAAACGGTATCTGGGGAGGATATACTGGAGAAGGAGCCAAAACAGTGATTGCCAGCAAGGCGTATGCAAAAATATCAATGCGACTAGTCCCACACCAAGAGTGGGAAGAAATTACAGAACTCTTTAAAACACATTTTGAAGGTATTGCACCTGCCGGAGTGACTGTAAAAGTAACACCGCATCACGGAGGTCAAGGCTATGTAACTCCTATAGATAATATGGCATATCAAGCTGCCGAGAAGGCTTATGAGCAAACTTTTGGAAAAACACCTATACCGCAACGCAGTGGAGGTAGTATTCCGATTGTAGCTTTATTTGAAAAAGAACTTAAAAGTAAAACTATCCTTATGGGCTTTGGATTAGATAGTGATGCCATACACTCACCTAATGAGCATTTTGGCGTATGGAATTATTTAAAAGGAATAGAAACCATTCCTTATTTCTATCAGTATTTTACAGAGATGAGTAAGTAA
- a CDS encoding DUF4407 domain-containing protein, giving the protein MIQSFFILCSGADRDVLDTCSRGEKNKYAGIGATVFFTAVLATIAATYALFTVFDNVYRAILFGLLWGLVIFNLDRFIVSTLKKRDQWWKEFGMSIPRLILAVIIAVVISKPLELKIFEKEIDRVMLSQKNEFTVQNQGEILAQYTPEINKLDDQIAAAKQEIATKETEVNNLYEIYIDEAEGTAGTELLGKGPVYQEKRDKHDAALAELALLKTTNAEKIAQAEVQKIQLRDEFNTAVSTSQPIINNFDGLMARIDAMKELPWLPSLFIFLLFLAIETAPIFSKLISPMGEYDIKLADHELTIKEWSAQKALQRKILTETDHIVNDRVYTDIAQDEELYNYKKKMAKEIMKRQQDAFYRRQTKILG; this is encoded by the coding sequence ATGATTCAATCTTTCTTTATCCTCTGCTCTGGAGCAGATCGTGACGTGCTAGATACCTGCTCTCGTGGAGAAAAAAATAAATATGCAGGTATAGGTGCTACTGTATTTTTTACAGCAGTACTTGCAACCATCGCAGCAACCTATGCGCTTTTTACCGTTTTTGATAATGTGTATAGAGCCATACTTTTTGGCTTATTGTGGGGACTAGTTATTTTTAATCTTGATCGGTTTATTGTCTCCACACTTAAGAAACGCGACCAGTGGTGGAAAGAATTTGGGATGTCAATACCTAGACTTATTCTTGCGGTCATTATCGCTGTAGTAATCTCAAAACCACTGGAACTTAAAATCTTTGAAAAAGAAATAGACCGCGTGATGCTCAGTCAAAAAAATGAGTTTACCGTTCAAAATCAAGGAGAGATACTCGCGCAGTACACCCCAGAAATCAATAAACTGGATGACCAAATAGCTGCCGCAAAACAAGAAATCGCTACCAAAGAGACAGAAGTAAATAACCTATATGAAATCTACATAGACGAGGCAGAAGGCACTGCTGGGACAGAACTTCTAGGCAAAGGACCCGTATATCAAGAAAAACGTGATAAACACGACGCTGCGCTTGCGGAGCTCGCTCTTCTTAAAACCACTAATGCAGAAAAAATAGCTCAAGCCGAAGTGCAAAAAATACAACTGCGCGATGAGTTCAACACTGCTGTAAGCACTAGTCAACCTATCATTAATAACTTTGACGGACTAATGGCCCGCATAGACGCGATGAAAGAATTACCGTGGTTACCCTCGCTATTTATTTTCTTACTCTTTCTTGCGATAGAGACAGCTCCCATATTTTCTAAGCTCATCTCGCCTATGGGTGAGTATGATATAAAGCTTGCAGACCACGAGCTTACCATAAAAGAATGGAGCGCACAAAAAGCCTTACAACGTAAGATACTTACAGAGACAGATCACATTGTAAATGATCGCGTGTATACAGACATCGCTCAAGATGAAGAGCTATACAACTACAAGAAAAAAATGGCTAAAGAAATTATGAAACGCCAGCAGGATGCCTTTTACAGGCGGCAAACTAAAATTTTGGGATAA